From the Megalops cyprinoides isolate fMegCyp1 chromosome 21, fMegCyp1.pri, whole genome shotgun sequence genome, one window contains:
- the LOC118796538 gene encoding zona pellucida sperm-binding protein 3-like yields MDLFGIGQLIDPADLTLGGCGSTGLDSTASVVVFETELQGCGSTLTMTEDSLIYGFDLNYQPKALGDTPIVRTNEAVVGIQCHYMRLHNVSSNALQPTWIPYRSTMSAEDVLVFSLRLMTDDWQAERTSNVFFLGDTMNIEASVVQANHVPLRVFADSCVATLVPDLNAVPRYAFIENHGCLMDAKLTDSRSKFLPRVQDDKLKIQLDAFRFFQDSRSSVYIICHLKATAASATTDSQYKACSFSTAANRWMAAGGNDQVCGCCDASCGFRKGRSVDAALQGEGDATLGPIIVQSAQEAEPEFQMSPLEAKDHKAAGNYLEVVVLAAVVAVAGLVCVTVLLTVLLRKQHKLSV; encoded by the exons ATGGACCTGTTTGGTATTGGCCAGCTGATCGACCCAGCTGACCTCACCCTGGGAGGCTGTGGTTCCACTGGCCTGGACAGCACTGCTTCAGTGGTGGTGTTTGAGACGGAGCTTCAGGGGTGTGGCAGCACACTGACG ATGACTGAGGACTCCCTCATCTATGGCTTTGACCTCAACTACCAACCCAAAGCATTGGGTGATACTCCCATTGTAAGGACTAATGAAGCTGTGGTTGGTATCCAGTGCCATTATATGAG GCTGCACAATGTCAGCAGCAATGCCCTGCAGCCAACCTGGATCCCTTACCGCTCTACCATGTCTGCTGAGGATGTCCTGGTCTTCTCCCTGAGGCTCATGACTG ATGACTGGCAAGCTGAGAGGACATCCAACGTGTTCTTCCTGGGAGACACCATGAACATCGAAGCCTCTGTGGTCCAGGCCAACCACGTGCCCCTCCGTGTCTTTGCTGACAGCTGTGTTGCCACCCTAGTCCCTGATCTGAATGCAGTCCCCAGATATGCCTTCATTGAGAACCATGG GTGCCTGATGGATGCCAAGCTGACGGACTCCCGCTCCAAGTTCCTGCCCAGGGTCCAGGATGACAAGCTGAAGATTCAGCTAGATGCCTTCAGGTTCTTCCAGGACAGCAGAAGTTCA GTATACATTATTTGCCATCTGAAAGCCACAGCAGCTTCTGCTACAACTGACTCGCAGTACAAGGCTTGctccttttccactgcagcCAACAG GTGGATGGCTGCAGGTGGGAATGAccaggtgtgtggctgctgtgaTGCAAGCTGTGGCTTCAGGAAGGGGAGGAGTGTGGACGCTG CACTGCAGGGTGAAGGTGATGCAACCCTTGGCCCCATCATTGTCCAGTCTGCCCAAGAAGCAGAGCCTGAATTCCAGATGTCACCACTGGAAGCCAAGGATCATAAAGCAGCAGGTAACTATCTGG AGGTTGTGGTCCTGGCTGCAGTGGTGGCTGTAGCTGGTCtggtctgtgtgactgtgctgctGACTGTACTACTGAGGAAACAACACAAACTATCTGTATAA